Proteins co-encoded in one Actinomadura luteofluorescens genomic window:
- the dapA gene encoding 4-hydroxy-tetrahydrodipicolinate synthase: MKFRTDPAAIRGSIAPVVTPFTAAGAVDHDALRGLVRWQLESGSHGISLGGSTGEPSSQTAAERIAAIRTAAGEVADRVPFLPGTGSAKLEETLEITAAARDAGADAALVITPYYARPTQRALYDWYATVAREFPDLPLVIYNVPSRTAVDIAPETVRRLFADFDNVVGIKETTKDFEHFSRVLHACGPELLVWSGIELLCLPLLALGGAGFVSAVANLAPAAVARMYELWTAGDHAAARDLHYRLHPLVDVLFVETNPAPAKWVLERQGRIPSGHVRPPLAAPSDEARARIRVLLDQGGDLTAGI, encoded by the coding sequence TTGAAGTTCCGCACCGATCCGGCCGCGATCCGCGGGTCGATCGCGCCCGTCGTCACACCGTTCACCGCCGCCGGCGCCGTCGACCACGACGCGCTGCGCGGGCTGGTCCGCTGGCAGCTGGAGTCCGGCTCGCACGGGATCTCGCTCGGCGGTTCCACCGGGGAGCCGAGCAGCCAGACCGCCGCCGAGCGGATCGCCGCGATCCGCACCGCCGCCGGCGAGGTCGCGGACCGCGTCCCGTTCCTGCCCGGCACCGGCTCGGCGAAGCTGGAGGAGACGCTGGAGATCACCGCCGCGGCCCGCGACGCCGGCGCCGACGCCGCCCTGGTGATCACCCCGTACTACGCGCGGCCCACCCAGCGGGCCCTGTACGACTGGTACGCGACCGTGGCGCGCGAGTTCCCCGACCTGCCGCTGGTGATCTACAACGTGCCGTCCCGGACGGCCGTGGACATCGCGCCCGAGACCGTCCGGCGGCTGTTCGCCGACTTCGACAACGTCGTCGGGATCAAGGAGACGACCAAGGACTTCGAGCACTTCTCCCGCGTCCTGCACGCCTGCGGGCCCGAACTGCTCGTCTGGTCCGGCATCGAGCTGCTGTGTCTGCCGCTGCTCGCCCTCGGCGGCGCCGGGTTCGTCAGCGCCGTCGCCAACCTCGCGCCCGCCGCGGTCGCCCGCATGTACGAGCTGTGGACGGCGGGCGACCACGCCGCCGCCCGCGACCTGCACTACCGGCTGCACCCCCTCGTGGACGTGCTGTTCGTCGAGACGAACCCGGCACCCGCCAAGTGGGTGCTGGAGCGGCAGGGCCGCATCCCCTCCGGGCACGTCCGGCCGCCCCTCGCCGCACCCTCCGACGAGGCGCGGGCGCGCATCCGAGTCCTGCTCGACCAGGGCGGCGACCTCACCGCGGGGATCTGA
- the hpaE gene encoding 5-carboxymethyl-2-hydroxymuconate semialdehyde dehydrogenase — MSLPSSPARPAGLPDRIRHWIGGAYADSADGAVFDVADPVSNTRYTTAAAGGPADVDRAVAAARAAFPAWAALGNRERASILVRVADAVEAREDRLAELESFDSGLPITQARGQARRAAENFRYFADVIVALGEEAYRVGDTQLNYVVRTPAGVAGLITPWNTPFMLESWKLAPALASGCTLVLKPAEWTPLSAGLWPEILTEAGVPAGVVNIVHGLGEAAGQALVDHPDVPLLSFTGSTDTGRHIMRCSADGLKALSMELGGKSPVVVFADADLEAALDSVVFGVFSLNGERCTAGSRVLVERPVYEEFTRRLAERAEKVRVGLPSDPATEVGALVHPEHYARVLEYVEVGRREARLVAGGGRPGHLPEGNYLQPAVFTDVPRDARIFQEEIFGPVVAVAPFDDECEAVELANATRYGLAAYVWTGDLRRGHRIAHEVASGMVWINSHNVRDLRTPFGGVKDSGLGREGGAHSIDFFSESKIVHVMLGEVHTPRFGA, encoded by the coding sequence ATGTCCCTCCCCTCCTCCCCCGCCCGCCCGGCCGGGCTGCCGGACCGCATCCGGCACTGGATCGGCGGCGCGTACGCCGACAGCGCCGACGGCGCGGTCTTCGACGTCGCCGACCCCGTGTCCAACACCCGCTACACCACCGCCGCCGCGGGCGGGCCCGCCGACGTCGACCGGGCCGTGGCCGCGGCCCGCGCGGCGTTCCCCGCCTGGGCGGCGCTCGGCAACCGCGAGCGCGCCTCGATCCTCGTCCGCGTCGCCGACGCCGTCGAGGCGCGCGAGGACCGCCTCGCGGAGCTGGAGTCCTTCGACTCCGGGCTGCCGATCACCCAGGCGCGCGGCCAGGCCCGCCGCGCCGCCGAGAACTTCCGCTACTTCGCCGACGTGATCGTCGCGCTCGGCGAGGAGGCCTACCGGGTCGGCGACACCCAGCTCAACTACGTCGTGCGGACGCCCGCGGGCGTCGCCGGGCTGATCACCCCGTGGAACACCCCGTTCATGCTGGAGAGCTGGAAGCTCGCCCCGGCGCTGGCGTCCGGCTGCACGCTCGTGCTGAAGCCCGCCGAGTGGACGCCGCTGTCGGCGGGCCTGTGGCCGGAGATCCTCACCGAGGCGGGCGTGCCCGCCGGGGTGGTCAACATCGTGCACGGCCTCGGGGAGGCCGCCGGGCAGGCGCTCGTCGACCACCCGGACGTGCCGCTGCTGTCGTTCACCGGCTCCACCGACACCGGGCGGCACATCATGCGGTGCTCAGCCGACGGCCTGAAAGCGCTGTCCATGGAGCTCGGCGGCAAGTCCCCCGTCGTGGTGTTCGCCGACGCCGACCTGGAGGCGGCGCTCGACTCGGTCGTCTTCGGCGTCTTCTCGCTCAACGGGGAGCGCTGCACGGCCGGGTCCCGCGTGCTCGTGGAACGCCCCGTCTACGAGGAGTTCACCCGGCGGCTCGCCGAGCGCGCCGAGAAGGTGCGGGTCGGGCTCCCGTCCGACCCCGCCACCGAGGTCGGCGCCCTCGTCCATCCGGAGCACTACGCGCGGGTCCTGGAGTACGTCGAGGTCGGCCGGCGGGAGGCCAGGCTGGTCGCGGGCGGCGGCCGCCCGGGGCACCTGCCGGAGGGCAACTACCTGCAGCCCGCCGTGTTCACCGACGTCCCGCGGGACGCCCGGATCTTCCAGGAGGAGATCTTCGGCCCGGTCGTGGCCGTCGCGCCCTTCGACGACGAGTGCGAGGCGGTCGAACTGGCCAACGCCACCCGCTACGGGCTCGCCGCCTACGTGTGGACCGGCGACCTGCGCCGCGGCCACCGCATCGCCCACGAAGTCGCCTCGGGTATGGTCTGGATCAACTCGCACAACGTTCGTGACCTGCGCACCCCCTTCGGAGGGGTGAAGGACTCCGGGCTCGGCCGCGAGGGCGGCGCGCACAGCATCGACTTCTTCTCCGAATCCAAGATCGTGCACGTCATGCTCGGCGAGGTGCACACGCCCCGCTTCGGCGCCTAG